From Erigeron canadensis isolate Cc75 chromosome 8, C_canadensis_v1, whole genome shotgun sequence, one genomic window encodes:
- the LOC122610746 gene encoding receptor-like protein kinase At3g21340: MKHDLPKKSRYLKVHIKEILYATNNLDQSNYIGEGTAGKVYRGVLSNKQHVAIKHIIDDGFVETFLREVRNLALVRHPNLVTLLGYCDYGDECFLIYELCTNGNLSEWLFGKNGVLSWTQRLEIAVDCARGLWFLHTYSEGCIVHRDIKPTNILLGPNYEAKLSDFGLSKVIDIGETYASSEVRGTFGYVDPEYQGDRQVNAAGDVYSFGIVLLQLLSGRRVINMNASKPMPLERMARSLTKGGSIVGFADPKLEGEYSAEAFKLTFMLALSCTGHKQERPSMNQVVEKLEEAHNISVNAKASYLHKAKD, encoded by the exons ATGAAGCATGATCTACCAAAGAAGTCTCGATAtctaaaagttcacattaagGAAATCCTTTATGCTACTAACAACTTAGATCAATCAAACTACATTGGTGAAGGAACTGCAG GCAAGGTGTATAGGGGAGTACTGTCAAATAAACAACATGTTGCGATCAAGCATATCATCGATGATGGGTTTGTAGAAACATTTCTGAGAGAAGTTAGGAATCTTGCCCTTGTCAGACATCCGAATCTTGTGACATTATTAGGGTACTGTGACTATGGAGATGAATGTTTCCTCATTTATGAACTATGTACTAACGGGAATCTCTCTGAATGGCTTTTTG GAAAGAATGGTGTGTTATCATGGACTCAAAGGCTTGAGATTGCAGTAGATTGTGCTCGAGGACTTTGGTTTCTCCACACATATTCTGAGGGTTGCATTGTTCATCGTGATATTAAG CCTACAAACATACTCTTAGGGCCAAACTATGAGGCCAAGCTTTCTGATTTTGGATTGTCCAAGGTTATTGACATTGGTGAAACATACGCAAGCTCAGAGGTCAGAGGAACATTTGGTTATGTTGACCCAGAGTACCAAGGTGACCGTCAAGTCAATGCAGCAGGCGACGTTTACAGCTTTGGAATAGTACTTTTACAACTTCTTTCAGGAAGGAGAGTTATTAATATGAATGCAAGCAAACCTATGCCACTGGAAAGGATG GCAAGGTCACTCACCAAAGGCGGAAGCATAGTAGGATTTGCTGATCCAAAGCTTGAAGGTGAATACTCTGCAGAAGCATTTAAACTTACATTTATGTTGGCTCTTTCGTGCACGGGGCACAAGCAAGAACGGCCATCCATGAaccaagttgttgagaaattgGAGGAGGCTCATAATATATCGGTCAATGCCAAGGCTTCATACCTTCATAAGGCAAAAGACTAG